In the Paralichthys olivaceus isolate ysfri-2021 chromosome 17, ASM2471397v2, whole genome shotgun sequence genome, one interval contains:
- the smarcd3b gene encoding SWI/SNF-related matrix-associated actin-dependent regulator of chromatin subfamily D member 3b isoform X3, translating into MERKRPGMPSGARMPHQGAPMGPPGPPYGGSPAVRPGLPSPVMEPSRKRPAPSQQVQQQQQQQNQQQQQQSVQNRARKKPVGFPGANEMPARQMDMREPQSDPTLGSNAKRRKMADKILPQRIRELVPESQAYMDLLAFERKLDQTIMRKRVDIQEALKRPMKQQKRKLRLYISNTFNPARPDADDSDGSIASWELRVEGKLLDDPGKQKKKFSSFFKSLVIELDKDLYGPDNHLVEWHRTPTTQETDGFQVKRPGDVSVRCTLLLMLDYQPPQFKLDPRLARLLGIHTQTRSCIIQALWQYVKTNKLQDSHDKEYINCDKYFQQIFDCPRLKFSEIPQRLTNLLLPPDPIVINHVISVDPNDQKKTACYDIDVEVEDPLKSQMSSFLLSTANQQEIASLDNKIHETIESINQLKIQRDFMLSFSRDPKGYIQDWLKSQSRDLKLMTDVVGNPEEERRAAFYHEPWSQEAVSRYFYCKIQQRRQELEQALAVRNT; encoded by the exons CGTCCTGGCATGCCGTCTGGAGCGAGGATGCCCCACCAGGGTGCTCCCATGGGCCCCCCCGGCCCACCGTACGGAGGGAGCCCCGCTGTGCGGCCCGGCCTACCCTCCCCGGTGATGGAGCCCAGTCGCAAGAGGCCCGCCCCCTCCCagcaggtgcagcagcagcagcagcagcagaatcagcagcagcagcagcagtccgTCCAGAACCGGGCCAGAAA GAAGCCGGTCGGATTCCCTGGAGCCAATGAGATGCCGGCGAGGCAGATGGACATGAGAGAGCCCCAATCAGATCCCACGCTCGGATCAAA tgCTAAGAGAAGGAAAATGGCAGACAAGATTCTTCCGCAAAGG aTCCGTGAGCTGGTGCCGGAGTCTCAGGCCTACATGGACCTGCTGGCCTTCGAGCGCAAGCTGGACCAGACCATCATGCGCAAACGTGTGGACATCCAGGAGGCGCTGAAGAGACCAATGAAG CAGCAAAAGCGTAAACTGAGGCTTTACATATCCAACACCTTCAACCCCGCCAGACCCGACGCCGATGACTCTGACGGCAGCATTGCGTCATGGGAGCTGCGAGTAGAAGGGAAGTTGCTTGACGAT ccggggaaacagaagaagaagttcTCTTCGTTTTTTAAGAGCCTGGTGATCGAGCTGGACAAAGACCTGTACGGTCCTGACAACCACTTAGTCGAG TGGCACCGCACACCCACCACCCAGGAGACGGATGGCTTCCAGGTGAAGAGGCCCGGAGACGTGAGCGTGCGCTGcactctgctgctgatgctTGACTACCAG CCACCGCAGTTCAAGCTGGACCCTCGCCTGGCTCGCCTGCTCGGCATTCACACTCAGACTCGCTCCTGCATCATCCAGGCTCTGTGGCAGTACGTCAAGaccaacaagctgcaggactcccATGACAAGGAGTACATCAACTGTGACAAGTACTTCCAACAG ATTTTTGACTGCCCGCGGCTGAAGTTCTCAGAGATCCCTCAGCGTCTCACCAACCTCCTTCTGCCCCCGGACCCCATCGTCATCAACCACGTTATCAG CGTGGACCCCAATGACCAGAAGAAGACGGCATGCTACGACATTGATGTGGAAGTGGAGGACCCCCTGAAGAGCCAGATGagcagcttcctcctctccaccgcCAACCAGCAGGAAATCGCCTCACTCGACAACAAG ATTCACGAGACCATCGAGTCCATCAACCAGCTGAAGATCCAGAGGGACTTCATGCTCAGTTTCTCCAGAGATCCCAAGGGCTACATCCAGGACTGGCTCAAATCTCAGAGCAGGGACTTAAAG TTAATGACAGACGTGGTGGGGAaccctgaggaggagaggagggctgCGTTTTACCACGAGCCTTGGTCTCAGGAGGCCGTCAGCCGCTATTTCTACTGCAAG ATCcagcagaggaggcaggagcTGGAACAGGCCTTAGCTGTCCGCAACACCTAA
- the smarcd3b gene encoding SWI/SNF-related matrix-associated actin-dependent regulator of chromatin subfamily D member 3b isoform X5, producing MATEETAGGARKATKSKLFEFLVHGVRPGMPSGARMPHQGAPMGPPGPPYGGSPAVRPGLPSPVMEPSRKRPAPSQQVQQQQQQQNQQQQQQSVQNRARNAKRRKMADKILPQRIRELVPESQAYMDLLAFERKLDQTIMRKRVDIQEALKRPMKQKRKLRLYISNTFNPARPDADDSDGSIASWELRVEGKLLDDPGKQKKKFSSFFKSLVIELDKDLYGPDNHLVEWHRTPTTQETDGFQVKRPGDVSVRCTLLLMLDYQPPQFKLDPRLARLLGIHTQTRSCIIQALWQYVKTNKLQDSHDKEYINCDKYFQQIFDCPRLKFSEIPQRLTNLLLPPDPIVINHVISVDPNDQKKTACYDIDVEVEDPLKSQMSSFLLSTANQQEIASLDNKIHETIESINQLKIQRDFMLSFSRDPKGYIQDWLKSQSRDLKLMTDVVGNPEEERRAAFYHEPWSQEAVSRYFYCKIQQRRQELEQALAVRNT from the exons CGTCCTGGCATGCCGTCTGGAGCGAGGATGCCCCACCAGGGTGCTCCCATGGGCCCCCCCGGCCCACCGTACGGAGGGAGCCCCGCTGTGCGGCCCGGCCTACCCTCCCCGGTGATGGAGCCCAGTCGCAAGAGGCCCGCCCCCTCCCagcaggtgcagcagcagcagcagcagcagaatcagcagcagcagcagcagtccgTCCAGAACCGGGCCAGAAA tgCTAAGAGAAGGAAAATGGCAGACAAGATTCTTCCGCAAAGG aTCCGTGAGCTGGTGCCGGAGTCTCAGGCCTACATGGACCTGCTGGCCTTCGAGCGCAAGCTGGACCAGACCATCATGCGCAAACGTGTGGACATCCAGGAGGCGCTGAAGAGACCAATGAAG CAAAAGCGTAAACTGAGGCTTTACATATCCAACACCTTCAACCCCGCCAGACCCGACGCCGATGACTCTGACGGCAGCATTGCGTCATGGGAGCTGCGAGTAGAAGGGAAGTTGCTTGACGAT ccggggaaacagaagaagaagttcTCTTCGTTTTTTAAGAGCCTGGTGATCGAGCTGGACAAAGACCTGTACGGTCCTGACAACCACTTAGTCGAG TGGCACCGCACACCCACCACCCAGGAGACGGATGGCTTCCAGGTGAAGAGGCCCGGAGACGTGAGCGTGCGCTGcactctgctgctgatgctTGACTACCAG CCACCGCAGTTCAAGCTGGACCCTCGCCTGGCTCGCCTGCTCGGCATTCACACTCAGACTCGCTCCTGCATCATCCAGGCTCTGTGGCAGTACGTCAAGaccaacaagctgcaggactcccATGACAAGGAGTACATCAACTGTGACAAGTACTTCCAACAG ATTTTTGACTGCCCGCGGCTGAAGTTCTCAGAGATCCCTCAGCGTCTCACCAACCTCCTTCTGCCCCCGGACCCCATCGTCATCAACCACGTTATCAG CGTGGACCCCAATGACCAGAAGAAGACGGCATGCTACGACATTGATGTGGAAGTGGAGGACCCCCTGAAGAGCCAGATGagcagcttcctcctctccaccgcCAACCAGCAGGAAATCGCCTCACTCGACAACAAG ATTCACGAGACCATCGAGTCCATCAACCAGCTGAAGATCCAGAGGGACTTCATGCTCAGTTTCTCCAGAGATCCCAAGGGCTACATCCAGGACTGGCTCAAATCTCAGAGCAGGGACTTAAAG TTAATGACAGACGTGGTGGGGAaccctgaggaggagaggagggctgCGTTTTACCACGAGCCTTGGTCTCAGGAGGCCGTCAGCCGCTATTTCTACTGCAAG ATCcagcagaggaggcaggagcTGGAACAGGCCTTAGCTGTCCGCAACACCTAA
- the smarcd3b gene encoding SWI/SNF-related matrix-associated actin-dependent regulator of chromatin subfamily D member 3b isoform X4: MATEETAGGARKATKSKLFEFLVHGVRPGMPSGARMPHQGAPMGPPGPPYGGSPAVRPGLPSPVMEPSRKRPAPSQQVQQQQQQQNQQQQQQSVQNRARNAKRRKMADKILPQRIRELVPESQAYMDLLAFERKLDQTIMRKRVDIQEALKRPMKQQKRKLRLYISNTFNPARPDADDSDGSIASWELRVEGKLLDDPGKQKKKFSSFFKSLVIELDKDLYGPDNHLVEWHRTPTTQETDGFQVKRPGDVSVRCTLLLMLDYQPPQFKLDPRLARLLGIHTQTRSCIIQALWQYVKTNKLQDSHDKEYINCDKYFQQIFDCPRLKFSEIPQRLTNLLLPPDPIVINHVISVDPNDQKKTACYDIDVEVEDPLKSQMSSFLLSTANQQEIASLDNKIHETIESINQLKIQRDFMLSFSRDPKGYIQDWLKSQSRDLKLMTDVVGNPEEERRAAFYHEPWSQEAVSRYFYCKIQQRRQELEQALAVRNT; this comes from the exons CGTCCTGGCATGCCGTCTGGAGCGAGGATGCCCCACCAGGGTGCTCCCATGGGCCCCCCCGGCCCACCGTACGGAGGGAGCCCCGCTGTGCGGCCCGGCCTACCCTCCCCGGTGATGGAGCCCAGTCGCAAGAGGCCCGCCCCCTCCCagcaggtgcagcagcagcagcagcagcagaatcagcagcagcagcagcagtccgTCCAGAACCGGGCCAGAAA tgCTAAGAGAAGGAAAATGGCAGACAAGATTCTTCCGCAAAGG aTCCGTGAGCTGGTGCCGGAGTCTCAGGCCTACATGGACCTGCTGGCCTTCGAGCGCAAGCTGGACCAGACCATCATGCGCAAACGTGTGGACATCCAGGAGGCGCTGAAGAGACCAATGAAG CAGCAAAAGCGTAAACTGAGGCTTTACATATCCAACACCTTCAACCCCGCCAGACCCGACGCCGATGACTCTGACGGCAGCATTGCGTCATGGGAGCTGCGAGTAGAAGGGAAGTTGCTTGACGAT ccggggaaacagaagaagaagttcTCTTCGTTTTTTAAGAGCCTGGTGATCGAGCTGGACAAAGACCTGTACGGTCCTGACAACCACTTAGTCGAG TGGCACCGCACACCCACCACCCAGGAGACGGATGGCTTCCAGGTGAAGAGGCCCGGAGACGTGAGCGTGCGCTGcactctgctgctgatgctTGACTACCAG CCACCGCAGTTCAAGCTGGACCCTCGCCTGGCTCGCCTGCTCGGCATTCACACTCAGACTCGCTCCTGCATCATCCAGGCTCTGTGGCAGTACGTCAAGaccaacaagctgcaggactcccATGACAAGGAGTACATCAACTGTGACAAGTACTTCCAACAG ATTTTTGACTGCCCGCGGCTGAAGTTCTCAGAGATCCCTCAGCGTCTCACCAACCTCCTTCTGCCCCCGGACCCCATCGTCATCAACCACGTTATCAG CGTGGACCCCAATGACCAGAAGAAGACGGCATGCTACGACATTGATGTGGAAGTGGAGGACCCCCTGAAGAGCCAGATGagcagcttcctcctctccaccgcCAACCAGCAGGAAATCGCCTCACTCGACAACAAG ATTCACGAGACCATCGAGTCCATCAACCAGCTGAAGATCCAGAGGGACTTCATGCTCAGTTTCTCCAGAGATCCCAAGGGCTACATCCAGGACTGGCTCAAATCTCAGAGCAGGGACTTAAAG TTAATGACAGACGTGGTGGGGAaccctgaggaggagaggagggctgCGTTTTACCACGAGCCTTGGTCTCAGGAGGCCGTCAGCCGCTATTTCTACTGCAAG ATCcagcagaggaggcaggagcTGGAACAGGCCTTAGCTGTCCGCAACACCTAA
- the smarcd3b gene encoding SWI/SNF-related matrix-associated actin-dependent regulator of chromatin subfamily D member 3b isoform X2, with product MATEETAGGARKATKSKLFEFLVHGVRPGMPSGARMPHQGAPMGPPGPPYGGSPAVRPGLPSPVMEPSRKRPAPSQQVQQQQQQQNQQQQQQSVQNRARKKPVGFPGANEMPARQMDMREPQSDPTLGSNAKRRKMADKILPQRIRELVPESQAYMDLLAFERKLDQTIMRKRVDIQEALKRPMKQKRKLRLYISNTFNPARPDADDSDGSIASWELRVEGKLLDDPGKQKKKFSSFFKSLVIELDKDLYGPDNHLVEWHRTPTTQETDGFQVKRPGDVSVRCTLLLMLDYQPPQFKLDPRLARLLGIHTQTRSCIIQALWQYVKTNKLQDSHDKEYINCDKYFQQIFDCPRLKFSEIPQRLTNLLLPPDPIVINHVISVDPNDQKKTACYDIDVEVEDPLKSQMSSFLLSTANQQEIASLDNKIHETIESINQLKIQRDFMLSFSRDPKGYIQDWLKSQSRDLKLMTDVVGNPEEERRAAFYHEPWSQEAVSRYFYCKIQQRRQELEQALAVRNT from the exons CGTCCTGGCATGCCGTCTGGAGCGAGGATGCCCCACCAGGGTGCTCCCATGGGCCCCCCCGGCCCACCGTACGGAGGGAGCCCCGCTGTGCGGCCCGGCCTACCCTCCCCGGTGATGGAGCCCAGTCGCAAGAGGCCCGCCCCCTCCCagcaggtgcagcagcagcagcagcagcagaatcagcagcagcagcagcagtccgTCCAGAACCGGGCCAGAAA GAAGCCGGTCGGATTCCCTGGAGCCAATGAGATGCCGGCGAGGCAGATGGACATGAGAGAGCCCCAATCAGATCCCACGCTCGGATCAAA tgCTAAGAGAAGGAAAATGGCAGACAAGATTCTTCCGCAAAGG aTCCGTGAGCTGGTGCCGGAGTCTCAGGCCTACATGGACCTGCTGGCCTTCGAGCGCAAGCTGGACCAGACCATCATGCGCAAACGTGTGGACATCCAGGAGGCGCTGAAGAGACCAATGAAG CAAAAGCGTAAACTGAGGCTTTACATATCCAACACCTTCAACCCCGCCAGACCCGACGCCGATGACTCTGACGGCAGCATTGCGTCATGGGAGCTGCGAGTAGAAGGGAAGTTGCTTGACGAT ccggggaaacagaagaagaagttcTCTTCGTTTTTTAAGAGCCTGGTGATCGAGCTGGACAAAGACCTGTACGGTCCTGACAACCACTTAGTCGAG TGGCACCGCACACCCACCACCCAGGAGACGGATGGCTTCCAGGTGAAGAGGCCCGGAGACGTGAGCGTGCGCTGcactctgctgctgatgctTGACTACCAG CCACCGCAGTTCAAGCTGGACCCTCGCCTGGCTCGCCTGCTCGGCATTCACACTCAGACTCGCTCCTGCATCATCCAGGCTCTGTGGCAGTACGTCAAGaccaacaagctgcaggactcccATGACAAGGAGTACATCAACTGTGACAAGTACTTCCAACAG ATTTTTGACTGCCCGCGGCTGAAGTTCTCAGAGATCCCTCAGCGTCTCACCAACCTCCTTCTGCCCCCGGACCCCATCGTCATCAACCACGTTATCAG CGTGGACCCCAATGACCAGAAGAAGACGGCATGCTACGACATTGATGTGGAAGTGGAGGACCCCCTGAAGAGCCAGATGagcagcttcctcctctccaccgcCAACCAGCAGGAAATCGCCTCACTCGACAACAAG ATTCACGAGACCATCGAGTCCATCAACCAGCTGAAGATCCAGAGGGACTTCATGCTCAGTTTCTCCAGAGATCCCAAGGGCTACATCCAGGACTGGCTCAAATCTCAGAGCAGGGACTTAAAG TTAATGACAGACGTGGTGGGGAaccctgaggaggagaggagggctgCGTTTTACCACGAGCCTTGGTCTCAGGAGGCCGTCAGCCGCTATTTCTACTGCAAG ATCcagcagaggaggcaggagcTGGAACAGGCCTTAGCTGTCCGCAACACCTAA
- the smarcd3b gene encoding SWI/SNF-related matrix-associated actin-dependent regulator of chromatin subfamily D member 3b isoform X1, translated as MATEETAGGARKATKSKLFEFLVHGVRPGMPSGARMPHQGAPMGPPGPPYGGSPAVRPGLPSPVMEPSRKRPAPSQQVQQQQQQQNQQQQQQSVQNRARKKPVGFPGANEMPARQMDMREPQSDPTLGSNAKRRKMADKILPQRIRELVPESQAYMDLLAFERKLDQTIMRKRVDIQEALKRPMKQQKRKLRLYISNTFNPARPDADDSDGSIASWELRVEGKLLDDPGKQKKKFSSFFKSLVIELDKDLYGPDNHLVEWHRTPTTQETDGFQVKRPGDVSVRCTLLLMLDYQPPQFKLDPRLARLLGIHTQTRSCIIQALWQYVKTNKLQDSHDKEYINCDKYFQQIFDCPRLKFSEIPQRLTNLLLPPDPIVINHVISVDPNDQKKTACYDIDVEVEDPLKSQMSSFLLSTANQQEIASLDNKIHETIESINQLKIQRDFMLSFSRDPKGYIQDWLKSQSRDLKLMTDVVGNPEEERRAAFYHEPWSQEAVSRYFYCKIQQRRQELEQALAVRNT; from the exons CGTCCTGGCATGCCGTCTGGAGCGAGGATGCCCCACCAGGGTGCTCCCATGGGCCCCCCCGGCCCACCGTACGGAGGGAGCCCCGCTGTGCGGCCCGGCCTACCCTCCCCGGTGATGGAGCCCAGTCGCAAGAGGCCCGCCCCCTCCCagcaggtgcagcagcagcagcagcagcagaatcagcagcagcagcagcagtccgTCCAGAACCGGGCCAGAAA GAAGCCGGTCGGATTCCCTGGAGCCAATGAGATGCCGGCGAGGCAGATGGACATGAGAGAGCCCCAATCAGATCCCACGCTCGGATCAAA tgCTAAGAGAAGGAAAATGGCAGACAAGATTCTTCCGCAAAGG aTCCGTGAGCTGGTGCCGGAGTCTCAGGCCTACATGGACCTGCTGGCCTTCGAGCGCAAGCTGGACCAGACCATCATGCGCAAACGTGTGGACATCCAGGAGGCGCTGAAGAGACCAATGAAG CAGCAAAAGCGTAAACTGAGGCTTTACATATCCAACACCTTCAACCCCGCCAGACCCGACGCCGATGACTCTGACGGCAGCATTGCGTCATGGGAGCTGCGAGTAGAAGGGAAGTTGCTTGACGAT ccggggaaacagaagaagaagttcTCTTCGTTTTTTAAGAGCCTGGTGATCGAGCTGGACAAAGACCTGTACGGTCCTGACAACCACTTAGTCGAG TGGCACCGCACACCCACCACCCAGGAGACGGATGGCTTCCAGGTGAAGAGGCCCGGAGACGTGAGCGTGCGCTGcactctgctgctgatgctTGACTACCAG CCACCGCAGTTCAAGCTGGACCCTCGCCTGGCTCGCCTGCTCGGCATTCACACTCAGACTCGCTCCTGCATCATCCAGGCTCTGTGGCAGTACGTCAAGaccaacaagctgcaggactcccATGACAAGGAGTACATCAACTGTGACAAGTACTTCCAACAG ATTTTTGACTGCCCGCGGCTGAAGTTCTCAGAGATCCCTCAGCGTCTCACCAACCTCCTTCTGCCCCCGGACCCCATCGTCATCAACCACGTTATCAG CGTGGACCCCAATGACCAGAAGAAGACGGCATGCTACGACATTGATGTGGAAGTGGAGGACCCCCTGAAGAGCCAGATGagcagcttcctcctctccaccgcCAACCAGCAGGAAATCGCCTCACTCGACAACAAG ATTCACGAGACCATCGAGTCCATCAACCAGCTGAAGATCCAGAGGGACTTCATGCTCAGTTTCTCCAGAGATCCCAAGGGCTACATCCAGGACTGGCTCAAATCTCAGAGCAGGGACTTAAAG TTAATGACAGACGTGGTGGGGAaccctgaggaggagaggagggctgCGTTTTACCACGAGCCTTGGTCTCAGGAGGCCGTCAGCCGCTATTTCTACTGCAAG ATCcagcagaggaggcaggagcTGGAACAGGCCTTAGCTGTCCGCAACACCTAA